The following is a genomic window from Antechinus flavipes isolate AdamAnt ecotype Samford, QLD, Australia chromosome 3, AdamAnt_v2, whole genome shotgun sequence.
AGCTCCATTCCAGGGAAGGAGTGGAAGGCGGCTGGAGGAGCGGGGCCGACTCTGCTTTCCAGACTGGGTCGCCGGCGGTTCCGAGGCATGGATCAGTTTTAGTGTTTCTGACATTCCATCTCCAGCAGGGAGTTTACTTTAGAAACTCCAGTCTTGCTTGGGGGGAATCCAGGCAGAGCACAAGCGCATCAGCCAGGATCACACCGCAGGGTGTGTGTTTTCTGGCTCATCAATCTTTTCCTCTGGGTCTATCTTTGTGAAGATGAAGGGGTTGACATCTCTTTCCTGAGTGGCCACCGGGCCTGGGTGACCACAGATAGGACTCTATGTCCCGGGGACATGGGATGCCAAGGCTTGGGCCTACAGTTCCCCCGAGAGGCCCATCCTCTTCTGCCCCTTCTCTCTACAGGACCCAGCCCAGAGAAAGGTTCACCACCCAAGCCTATTTCACATTGGGAGACTGATAAATGTGCAGGGCCAAAGGATGATTAGACAAGGCCTGTGTCTTCCCCTCAGACCTGACACTGCTGCCTCACCGGCCTAAGGAAGCACATTCAGAGCATCCAAAGGAGGGTCCTAGAAAATGACTCAGCCCCTGATTTTAGAATTAAAGAACAGAGAATGACAACCAGGAGAGACCTCAGATAATGGAACCTCAGAGTTGGGattcagggctgggagggcccttagaacccagattgtcaaagctgggagggcccttagaacctggatgtcagagctgggagggcccttagaacctggatgtcagagctgggagggcccttagaacccgggatgtcagagctgggagggccctcagaacccaggatgtcagagctgggagggccctcagaacccaggatgtcagagctgggagggcccttagaacccgggatgtcagagctgggagggcccttagaacccgggatgtcagagctgggagggcccttagaacccagattgtcagagctgggaggaaatGGAATAGGGTGGGAGTGGTAGGAAGAACCTTAGAATGAGGGTTCTTAGAgacttttcaaagtctttttcttcattatacaATTATACATTATACAAACTATACAAATATACACTATACAAAAAAAACAGATCAGAAGAGAAGCCGGAGAGAGCCTTAATCCAAGGTCACCCAACCAGTTAGAGGCAGAGCCGAGGCTCAGGGTCAGGTCTCCTAAATCCTAGCCCTGAGTCTTTTTCATTATTCCTCACTACCCCCGTGCCCCCCCCTCAGGTTGGAGGGCTTCTATCTGGGAGGTGGCTCTTTGACAGAGCTGGAGATTTGTAAGGGGTGGAATGAAGGCAGGagggactgtgtgtgtgtgtgtgtgtgtgtgtgtgtgtgtgtgtgtgtgtgtgtaagacgaGATTACTTTTTCTGGGAGAAAGTGGGTGAGTAGAGGAGTAAAGGcccagagagaaagaggcaggtCTAAGGCCTGGGTGTGTCTGGGGGTGACTTTGGGCGTATCCCGGGCTGTGTGGGAGCCAGTTCTTCCCGGATCCCTAGAGTGAAGGTTACCTTTTCAGCATCTACAGCTCAGAAGttggcaaacactacaaatcagggcatgatttattgctttgttgattgtctagacttaaagtgatggagaaaatgctaatTGTGCAGATGAAACAAACGTGCGCCACGCTCTGTGCAGAACTAGTTGTTACCCGCTGACCAGCACGGCTctgcccttcctcctcctcctcctctctagaTCTTCTGTGTAAAAGTAGGAGCAGGGACTGgacggggggcggggggggggggggtcaaaCACTCAAACACTGACCTGGACCAGATAAAAATGTAACTAGAAAATATTTACAAGATgaataatacaataaaacttaGCTAACTTTACATATTAAAACCAAGCCAATGTGCCCCCCACAGGGTTCTCGGGCAGGGTTTCTGAGGCCAGATCAAAGTTCTGTCTCCGATAGAAAagcctcccctcttctccccaccccccaattctGGGCACTCTTCCTGaagtctcttctgtctctttggGTTGGGGTCTTCTCAGTTCTGCCATTCCTTTTCTGGCTTGATCCAGTCATTCTACCCTGCCctgctcctcctcccttttccttttctttctccccttctttcaaCTCGTTCTCTTATTCCTCCTttacctcctcctcttcttcttccacctcttcctttatcctcttcctcctctcttcctttctactccttctcctgttcctcctcctcctttacctcctcctcctttttttctttttcttcctcctcttcctcctccccttctttctcttccccttctttctactccttgctcctcctcccttctcccagcCTATAAAATACATATTGGGGAGAAGGGGACAATCTGCATGTTTCCGCTGGGTATGGCTTCTCCCTTGGTATCCCAGGGGAGAAGGGGCTTCCTTGGTGCCCTAGAACCTGAAGCTTTCTCCTTTGTAGAATTTAGGTAGCAAAATGCTTGAAGATGAAGTTTGAGGCAGGGGATGCAGAATAGGATGTgatggaggaggggagggggggacgGAGAGGTTTAGAAGAAACAGaagcccctcccccagagggcaatCTCTCTACCCATAATGCTGAGGGTCCGTCCCCTGCTGAGATCCACCGGCCTCCACCCGGAGTTCTGTGCCCACCGTTCCCTCCCCCAACCTTGCCTCTTCTGTCCCCTGTCCCACCCTGTCCTAACGGCTCCCACCGCCATTCTCtggctctctccctctctcctaaaCCTACCGTTTCCCATCCCTATTGCTTTCCACCTCCTTCCCTGCTCTTCCCTGTCCCTGCCCCCAGGCTTGGTCTCTCTCCCATGTCCTAGAGGCTCTGCCCCATCTCTAGAGTTCTCTGCCTcgccctctcccttccccttagaGCTCAAGTTCTCCCCCCCCCTCATCCCGAAGCTCTGGGGAGCCATGCCCCCCTTCACCTAATGAGGCCGCTTACATAACAACATTATCATATTTTCCATTCCCTGCAGCTGCTAATTGAAACCTTTCTGGGTCTCCCAGGCTCAGAGAAagttctctccccctcccccttcccgcCCTCTCCGGGGGACAAGGGGCCTGGCTTCCTCTCCAAAGTTACTTTGGGGGAAAAACTTTCCTCTGATGTGCTGGGGGAGGAGAGCACACTGAGCAGGACTCCTCCTCATGGTCCCAGCAGCCTCTGATGATCTTCAGGAAGCCCTGGGTACCTACCCCAGTATTCGGTCTGCCCCCACCCCCAGTCAGAGCCTCCTCTCTGGTTCCGTGTCAAAGCAACAATGCACTTTCTATGGAAGATGGAAGCCAGGGCTGGGGAGCACCTCTCCAGGGAGGAGTAGTTCCTCCCTCTACTATTCCAGAAAGAGGAAGGGGCCACTTCTGGGGTACCTGGGTTCTCTGAGTACCTGAGGGCTCACATCATGTAAGGCTCAGAGAAAGCCGAGACCCGAAAAGTGAATTGATTGGCTGGAGATCGCTCGGAAGCAGCACTAAAATCCAGGTCTCCCGATTCAGTGAGCAGAACTCCTTCCACCGCTGCCTTCATCCTTCACACCTCAAAATTGAAGGGGGGGGGAGGGTCCTTAGGAACAGGAGTCaaaaggcagctgggtggtgcagggGACAGAGcccctgccctgaagtcaggaggacctgagttcaaatctggcctcaaacacttaacacttcctggctgtgtgaccctgggcaagtcacttaaccccaattgcctcagggaagcAAGCAGCAGAAATGATTCCTGTTGGACAAGAGGCACCGGCTGGTGCCCGTTAGAAAGACTGGCACACCCTCAGAGACAAGGAAGGCTGGGAAGATCTTTTGGGAAGACCCTAAGGCTCTGCTGTCCCGGGCTCGCTCTGGACGCTTTCCTGCAGCTGGGCTGAGGTGGCTCTTTCCAACTTGTCCCCAAAGGTCAGAGCCGGGCCGGACGGGTCCCCGATGGGCGGCTCCCGGGCTTCCTGCCTCGAAGGCTCAGCTCCTTCCCTAGCCCCCGCCCCCTTCTCCCCGCCCCCAGCCCCGCATCATGGAAACTGGGCTCGGAGCCCGCCGGGGCTGCCTCTGCATTCCTgagccccctccccttcctcccgggattggggggagggggacagagCCTGGGAACAGGCCGAGGGGCGGGACAGGGGAGGAGAgccagaagaggaagaaaggaacgGGCAAGTTCCAGAGCCAGGACAAGGGAAACCCTGCCCCATCCCCCAGattccccctccccaccacaCACACCCAGAGCAAAGTGGAGAAAGGGGGCAGCCCAAAGGTCTTCAGTCCCTGTCCCACTAAATCTCCCCCACAACCCCCTcccagatagggaaactgaggctcagacagGCAGGGATTTCTCTGAAGTCACGCAGGAGAAGGGTCTTGTTCCCAGCTTTATGGTGAGTTCCTTGTATCACCTCAGACAAGCTGCTTTCcttctctgcacctcagtttcacTCTCCCTAAAAAGAAGCAGTTGGTCTAAATGGACTTAGgaccttcttcttccctctctggcATTTTGTGGTCTAGAACAGGGAGGGTGTTAGCCTTTCAGGTGTCACAGACCCCTTCGGCTGGGTGTGGTACTATGTGGCTTGTTGCCTATGCTCAGAATAGAAGAAGCCTCAATTAGGGGTTAGTGACAGTAAAGATCAGCTTTTTCTCTTTCAGGGTTCCAGACCCTGATGAAATTCCCATTAAGAGCCCCTAGTCTGGAACAGCAGCTATCTCTTGGTGGGGAGTAGCTAGGGGGGACAGAGGAAAACCCGGTAGTCCCACAGGCAGTGTGTGGACACAGTAGGACCCTAACCCAGGTCTTTTAACTGACTCCGGGGCTGGCTCTGTAGCCCTCCCAGCTGTCTGTTAATTGCTGTAGGGACCAATTAGAAGTAGGGCCAGTAGGACCTGTGGGGTAAGGGAGAGAGAAGTCTATGCATCTCAACCCGGGTTACCTGCAGTCTCCTCTGAAGCCAGAGGACGGGTCCCCTGGGGAGGGCTTTGGAATTAAATcccgtgtgtctgtgtgtgtgtgtgtgtgtgtgtgtgtgtgtgtatgagagagagagagagacagagacagagacagagacagagacagagacagagacagagagacagagacagagacagaatgaatgtgtgtgtgatattttgGCCACAACTCCATTCTTACCACTGATAGGATGAGGCTGAGACAGAACGGGGATTTATTTACAGGAAGCACTCTTGAGTCTACAGTCAGCACATagaatgtgcttaataaatgttttgttgtttaattgaattgagtcTGGGTAGAAGTGTACAGGACTGGCCTGGATCAGTTCTCAGAAACGAGATATTCATGAGGCTTCCTGATTTTTCACCCCCTCCGGTAGGTCTCCCAGATTCTGAATCAGACTGAATCCAGACCCCTTCATCATCACTCAGTTCcctttttgtcctttccttccttcttttaaaaggGTTCGAGTCACCGAAGCCCCTTTGTGCAACAACAATCGCGGGCTTCGCAAGATAAAGGATCCGAGTCCCAATCCCAACTTCTCTATTCTTGCTGATGCATCCTggaacaattcacttaatctcttcgagcctcagtttcctggtttgtaaaatgaagtttgtGTACTAGATGAAGTCGAAGTTCCTTCCAAGCTTTAAAGCCGTGACCCTCTGTTTCCCAGTAGGTTCTGAGAGAGGCTGGGCTGGGCtgctttggggaggggagagggttTGAGCAGGAAGGGTAATGGTCAGGCTAGAAGGCAGAGGCCCAGCCCAGGCctggaaggagggggagggtACGGGCTCCTGCCATTAGCGTTACTCACTGGCTTCCAATGTTTGCCAGAGTTGACTGGGGCCAGATGGATGGGGCCCGGGTTGAGTGGTTCCCACTTAGGCAGGAATGCATACCCGCTCCAGCCAGGCTCATTCGAGGAGCCAGCCAGGAAGAACAACATCCCAACCTTTAGCCTCGAAACccactttctccttcagattGCAGGGCACCCTCTCTTTGGGCTCCGGGGCCCACTCGGCCTTGGCAGCTCGGAGGCAGCAGCAGTGCTAGGAATAGTTCTTACCTACTTCCCACGCACCCCTCTCACCACTGCACCACCCACTGCTCCCCCCCTTTCTGAGGgcctgggggagggagaaagtgtTCCCCAGAGGAATCCTTTGCCCCCCTAAGACCCAGGCCTTTAGTCCTGTGTGTTGGGATTGGCAGGTGAGGATCTGGGGAGCCAGGAGTGAGGggctatatatgtatacatataaggaGGTCCGACATGGGGGTTCACAAGGAAATCCCCACTCTTGCTTTCACAACATCCTTCCCCCAATCTGATTCTAGGGCTTGTCCTGGTCAAGGGAGTGGGTCGCCCTCCTATCACATCCATGACTTCTCGCCCCCTCCCCTTACTCCAACCCCTTCCCAGGTCCGAAGGTGGGTGACAGGGAATACTGAATGCAGCTCCCATCTTTCTAATGAGGGGACCTTCGGCCGGGCCGGCGTCTCCCATCCCGGCAGCCTCAGGACTAGGCTGAGGTGTCCTGAGGTTTGGTGGTCCCCCACTGGGGGGGCTGGGGGAAGCGGGGAAGAACTGAGATTCCTAGGACCATCTCACAGCCAGCTTGAGAggttgggggcggggggaggaggggcgAGGCCGCGGCGGCCCCGGCGTTTGCCTGGACAGGGGGTGGGGATAGGGAGGCAGAGGCGGAGCTGGGGGACGGGGCAGACGGGAGGCGGAGCCCTCGGACTGCAGGGGGTAGCGGGGGAGCGCTTCGGAGAGGCCCTAGAGTCAGCGATGGAGAGGAGGCGGCGGGAGGGGAGCGGGGCAACTGGGCCCAAGCGGGAGGAGCCCGCCTGACCAGGTGAGTcgggagggggcgggggcggcCGGCGGGAGCCTCAGTGCGGCAGTGGGCCGGGGAGGGCTAGCAAAGGCCCCGCTTACGTCTCCCCCATCCCATCTTCATATGGCAGCGTCCCTCGCACGGAGGGGAACCGGGTCCGGAAACCATTCAGGAGCCGAGGCCCAGGGAGCGGCCGCCAGCCCCTCAGCCTCCGGACTTCCCAAACTTTCTCAAACtttgcccctttccctccaatCCGGCCCATCTCAACCTGGCTCTGACCGtcgcctctcctctcccccacctccccgCCTAGAGAAGCCCCCGCCGCCGCTTGGGTTCCAGCGCCCCTCGCTCTGAGCTCTGCCTGTCTGGGCCCAGCCGGATTCGGCCCGGGATCTCCCTGCCAACTTTTGCGAGTGTCTCGGACACTTGGACCCACATGCTATTATCTCGGGCTGATTTGGGGCAAACTCGGGTCCCGCCCCCGTCGGCCGAGCTAGAGGGAGGGCCCGGCCTGTGGGCGGAGGAGGACACCTAGCCAAGCCTACGGCCTCTGCACCCGCCCCCACTCTCCAAGCTTGGAGGCAAAAGGGGAGGACCCTGTTGTCTTATCTCTtattctgtctctcactctcatCTCTGCGTTTATCACTGTCTTACCTTGACTTTGCTGGAGCCCGGGGTCTGGacgggatggggggtgggggggagtagGCGCTGGTCTCTCCCTGTCCGAGCCACTGGGCTGGGGGGCCCTAAGGAAGTCGTGAGACTCCTAAGAACTCCTGTTCCTGGAGCTAGGGAGTAAAAAATGTGCGTGCGtatgagcgtgtgtgtgtgtgtgtgtgtgtgtgtgtgtgtgtgtgtgtgtgtgtgtgtgtgtgtgtgcgcgtgtgtgtgtttgtataggGAGGAAGGTTCTTTCCATATTACAAGGAGGACACCTATTAGGGAGGAGGCCCGTAGTTATCATTAGATGTCTAGAGCCAGGTGTTTGTCTACCCGAAGGCAGATAACAATCTTAATGAAACTCATCAGTAAGATAGTTTAGTGGAGAAAGCCCTGGATAAAGCAGTTTAGGAATCAGCCATCACTTTCCAGGCctcgggcctcagtttctcctctacTACAAATCGGGCTGCAGGAACCAAGGCTCATTACAGATAATGGTTTATGTTAGCTTTTTTCACCTTAAATGGACTGCGGGTGGGTGGGGAGGGTGTTCATGGGCATCTATCGCTCTagctgtgtgtgagtgtgaaaaGAAACGACTGCTTTCAACCCCAAGTTAGGCGCTGATCTGCAAGAAGCACTAACACCCTGGGGTGGTAAGAAGAGAGGTTTGAGTAAATAAGAGTTCCTATTGGACACCCAGCCCGTGGCACCCTGGAAGAGACATTAATTAGCCCCTGCAGCCCAGAAAGATGTCAGCTCTTAAATGGTGGTGGAGGGGAGCAAGAGGCCCCTTAGTTCTCCTATAGACACCCCGCTTCCTGATCCTTCCTCACACTCCTTCCTGCCCTCCAAAGCAGCAGACCCCAGAGGACAGGAATGGGGTTATTCCTTACCCCTACTCCTACTTCCACCCTGAGGTGATTTCTCCCTAGCTTGAGATGGACTCTGCAAAGCAGCGATGACTACCAGAGATGACAGCTGTCAGTGGCAGGATGGGGTAGTCCATGATAGGGGAATGATGGGGAGAGGGATAGGGACAAACGTGACGCCTGAGGgctggagtggggggggggggagagtggtGATGaggagtggaggaaaggaggccAGGGAGGCAGGAAGAGGGGGGATGATTCATCGAGAAGGAGCCTGAATTGGAAACACTGCAATGTGGGGAAGTGTCCCGGAGAGgccggggaggggaggagggggaggaggaggaggacgggATGAAGAGGCATCCCAGGGAGGAGCTAGGCTGGCTGGCACTGAGGTCCCCTCGGCCgttcctcccccctcccaggCTACAGCGCTCAATCCCAGTTCTcgttcctttccccttcctcccttcccctgcaGTCTCTCCATAGTACTCATACTCACTCACACACAGAGATGGTTGTTTTCCAAGCCAAGCTCCAGCCCGGGGGCAAGCAGGGCTTCCTCTTCTCATCTTAACTATCTCACTGCCTCCTtgatgtgtgtgggggggagggggaaaaggggatgAGGGTATCCTACCTTACAGATCCCTGAATTTGTAGAGATTCTCAAGTCTTCAGCTTCTCCCTCTAAGTACCTGGGTTAGAGCTGTGAAAAGCTCTAACCTGGATCTCTCCTACTCTATCAGCTTTAGTTCTGGCTGAGGATTGGTTTGGAAggaagctgggggtgggggagatcaTAGTGACTGGTCCTCCCAAATACACAACGCCCCCCCTTCACCCCCCTCCTCCCGGAACGGAGACATGCGGGCCCTCGCCCGGGCTAACAAGGTTTGCCGGGCTAGGTTAAGGGTGGGCGGGAGGTAGGGGGAGAGCCCCCAAAGTTCTCCCTCCCGTGGGTCCCGGGAGCCACGTGCGCTggaggtggggggtggagggggtaGGGGAGGCGGGGCCGTACTCACCCGTAGAGAATCTGCCGCTGCGGACACCTCGGGCCCTTGCCCCCCGCGCAGTCCTGCAAAGAATCGGGGGTTGGGGGTGCGTAGGGGGCGGCCGGAGTCAGCCCAAGCTGGCCCCGGCCCCGAGGAGCCTCCGGATGGGGCGGAGAGCGCGTTGCGGCCCCACTGCCCTCAGCCTCTCCGCCGCCGGCCCGGCCAACTCTGGCTCCCGCCGCGTCTCCCTGGCTCGGAGCTTCGCTGCGGAAAACCCGAGCGGGGGCGGCTCCCCGCCTGCGGCCCCGGAGAATCCGGGGGCGCCGGGAAGGGATCTCCAAGCGGGCCCTGAGAGCAGCACCCCATCCTACCGAGGCACATCCCCAGACAGACCGAGGCTCCGGGGCCAGGGCGCCGAACCCGGGCGTCCGGGCTCCGGGCCCCGTCGGCTGACACTCCTTTTCCCTCCGCAGAGAGCCCTGACGACGGGACGATGACTGCAGGGAGCCCCGGAGTGCGCGGGGAGGCACAGACCCCAGAGTCCCCCGGTCTGCCCTCGGCCCCAGCCCGAGCTTTCCGCCGCCTGGGCCGCCGGCGGCGCCTGGGCCGCCGCCGCTGCTCCCAGCCAGAGCTGCTGGGGCTCCGGGCTCGGCTGCGGCTGCGCTCGCCGTCGGGGGCCTTCGCGGCGCTAGGGGCGCTCGTGGTGCTGGTGGGCATGGCTGTGGCCGTGGCGGGTTACTGGCCCCACCGTGCGGGGACGCCGGGGGCCCGGGCGGCCAACACCACGGCGCCTGCAGAGATACGACGGTCGGGCCGTCTTTCGGGCCCCTCCGAGAAGCTGAGGCTCCTGGGACCCGTGGTCATGGGCGTAGGCCTTTTCATCTTCATCTGCGCCAACACGCTACTCTACGAAAATCGAGACTTGGAGACCCGACGGCTCCGCCAAGGAGCACTGCGGGCGCAGGCACTGCGACCCCCCGACAGTCCTGCCTGGGACAGCGGCTCCAGGACTGCCTTACCGCCGGGGGGAGTCTGGCAGCCCGAGAGAAGAGACTTCTCGCCCCTTCGGGGCGCGTCCCCCGTCCCGTCAGTGCGGAGCTTGCGTTCGGAGCCCCCGAGCCTCCGCCCAGCCCTGCCAGCGCCGCCGCTCACCAGGTGGTCGCTGAGGGCCCCGGGGCCTCGGGGGGAGCCCTCCCCACCCTGGAGCCCCCGGGGCAGGCTGGGACACGTAGTCATCGCCGTGCAG
Proteins encoded in this region:
- the TMEM200B gene encoding transmembrane protein 200B → MTAGSPGVRGEAQTPESPGLPSAPARAFRRLGRRRRLGRRRCSQPELLGLRARLRLRSPSGAFAALGALVVLVGMAVAVAGYWPHRAGTPGARAANTTAPAEIRRSGRLSGPSEKLRLLGPVVMGVGLFIFICANTLLYENRDLETRRLRQGALRAQALRPPDSPAWDSGSRTALPPGGVWQPERRDFSPLRGASPVPSVRSLRSEPPSLRPALPAPPLTRWSLRAPGPRGEPSPPWSPRGRLGHVVIAVQPQVLAAHSKSLDLGRGGVLLGTPPGRDHAHRSWPRLDLLSLGGYTKLDGGGDLGARV